aaaatgcataagatttGCAATGAGCTAAATCTAATGTTATCTAAGATCATGCAAGTATTTTTCTCTCATAGTAGACTCTTGTCTTCAATGACTCAGAGAATTCTTTTTATTTGGTTCTCAATACCTTTGAAGAAAGTTTGTAATAAAGTTGCTGAATGCTGAAATACTTGTTAGCTTGTTGCAGgctgttattatttatttattatttattgggGGTAAAAATTGCAGCTATATTTAGTTGGCATAGTGaaaccttttcttttttttttcttaaaaaaacaAATGGATTTTTTTCCCACTCTACACTGTATGTGCATTTGATATACTTTTGATTATGGTCTGTGGAAGTCAAATAGGACTGAGATTGAGTCTGGCCAACATGTATGCCAGTTCATGGCttcatcaacaattcaatgaaTTAAACTTTAAATGTATAAATgtttgatttaaataaaaaataaatattgtagAGCTCTCCTTTTCTCTATAAATGTTTGAGTTAATCAATATCTGCATTTATCTAAAATGAAAATGACTTAATAACGACACATGTGATGCTCTTGGGAAGTggaaaataagtaaataacaaagttattattcttcttccacaatataaagaaaataaataaaaaaggggTTATTCCCATGTTAATGCTCTTCAATCTTCATATTACCTTTTGATAAAGTAGGCCATTTAATGCCTGAAATAAAGAAGCAGATCCTTTCAAATTGTTAAACCATTCCTATGCTTTCAACCCACATTTTACCAAACACCGAATCAATCATACAAGTTGAATCACATGGCAATTTAAAAGAAAGCTGCAGCAGCAGTCAATTAATTGCTAATGAAAATAAGCAAGTGTCTTAACTTCATTGAAGTAACATCAAAATTACTCTTCATGGTACCATGAGACAGATTCTTTACCTTTGGAAATTACTATTCCATTAGTTTTacatttatttttcattattaattttaaattttcacaaTAATACTTTACTCATTCTCAAGTAAATGTCTAATTTTGAACTTTATTCTTCTATAAATAACTACCCAATTACTAaactaatattatattaattttacttttttagtCATACTCTTACATTAATAagtaaaatgataaataaataaaataattaaaagaaagcaattacttcaatcaataataattttataatttatgtaATCTCCAAGAAATTGTACTCTTTTACCACActtagtgtgtgtttggattacagTTTGCAAACTAGAGTTTGCATAAAATTGGttttgtaaaattgattttgatgataAGTTAGTTTGGGTTaacgtgatttatgtttggtaatctttatatcaaaattgattatagtaaaataaatgttgtttggattatactactcaaaatcacttttagatgaaaaattactaaaatagacatcaatTTTATATACCTGCAAAATCagaatactataaaaaataatataaaaaatatttatataaataaaataaatacaataaaaaataaaaatataaaagagagtactataaattttataatgtcacacaaaaagaaaatattctataatttttttagtatcgtcagtactctttaatttagtattattttagactataaatttttattatttatgactctattgttacttataattaattatttatttattttgtcatttttttataggatcataatttatattattcaaaattttgataataaacgtagtatataataattacaattacaattacaaattttacaaattcagaacaaaaaaaaattaatacaaaacaaaaatagagtacatcaaagaatagaaaaaaaattatacagataagaaataataaaaattccataaaaccaacaacatatatcatatgaacaaaaaaaataccataaaacgtaaataaaattcatatgaataaaatcaaataaaaataaaaaaatttcaatttgttagttattgaaataaatctgaacgattttgatgaaaaaaatggaactaaaaaattatgaagaagTAGGAAGAATTACAAAAAATGACTGTGAAGATAATAGTTACTAGTATCATTCttatagaagaaaatgaaaggTAGGGTTggtaaaaaagaaatattttagcTTCTCCTAAACATGAAACGTGAAACGTGAAACGTGAAACGCAGAAGCTACAAATTTGAGCTTCTCCTAAACGTGGGTTCAGAGGCAGAATCAATTCTGCGTTCACAAAGATAAAAATTGCCAAACATCAAAGtgaaactttcaagaagctCAAACGGACTTCTCTCATCTCCAACGTGTTTGCCAAACACACCCTTAATAGTGTGCTGTGAGCTGGAGGTAATAATTGCCACACACAAAGCAAAGGCTCTTGCAATGATAGATTTTTAAGGATTTGATATTGACATAGCAATTTTGGAGGAATTGACACTTAGCCTATTGTCAATTTGTCATTAATCAGAGTGCTTACTCATCATAAGTTCTTAATTTTGGCATCATAAGTATCCAAAACTTCAAGTTTAAACACCAAAACAAGGCTTTAGAAAAGGGTAAACTAACTAAGcccaaaataatataataattgaaaATGAATTTACAGGACCAAAACCAACAaagaagtaaaaataaaaaaggcaAAGCATAAAGAAAAGTAgtacaaataaataaagataattaGATTAGATAATAAGAGGCAGGTGGGTGATGTAGGAAAGAGCAGCAACTCCACAACCCCTATTctgaaaattttgattttagaaattaaatataTGATTACTCCACCTCACCTCACAAAAAATACAATTCACATTCCATAAACACCCAAATTTCCCAAAATGGTCAAGGTCTCCAAGTAGCCAACATTGAAGGACCAAGGGCATAAAAgtaaaatcaagaaaaaatttGGCATTCGAGggggaaaaaaataaaacagataTACCTAATTGAAcaaaagggaaaacaaaaattaataaaaattggAAGACTCACATTGAAGAGAAAGGGCAAGGAAaggaaaagaaggaaagaagaaagaaaatctCACAAGAGAGAAAAAAGTGGAGGAATTGAAGAGAGTGATTTTACAAAAGCCACAAACACAAAACCACACAAATTACATGGTTCACTTTGGGTTCAAATAAAGTCTTCAAATTTGGATTCACTTTCCGTGATCATCACGTCCAAGCATTTTCTCTCACAGTAAAAGAAAAGGGgggaaaataagaaaaaaaattccaGCTTTTATTGGAGAAGAAGGGAAAAAAGTGATTTTGATTTCATTTTCTTCGTTTAGGGATTGAATCTGAAGGAATTAGATCGATCAGAAGAGAGAAAGAGTGGAGGTGATGTCGTGCTCATCGTCGTCGGGGTCGGAGGAGGACGATGAGGGTTTCGATTCGTACCGCAAAGGAGGGTACCATGCTGTCAGAATCGGCGATCAGTTCGCCGGTGGAAGGTACATAGCTCAGAGGAAGCTCGGTTGGGGCCAATTCTCCACCGTTTGGCTTGCTTACGATACCACCAATTCCGTACGTTATTCAACTTTGATTTGATTTGTTCCTCTTTTGAACCCTTGTTTGTATTTGTTCCTTTTATGATCCATGATTTTCTTCAAAATGTTGTTATTTTGCTGTGATTTGTGTTCTAGATGTAAAGttctgatttttatttttttctttttactaacCTTTTTAATGCAATCGGTTCTGAAACTAATGGTGCAGTTTACTTGAGagccatttttttaatttaaaaaaaatggtgaATTCTTAGTTCAGATTTCTGTGATTTAAAATGATGTGGAGCTCCTAATTTCTAAGATATTCTGTTCTTTGCTTCCACTGGCACCTTTTGTATACATCTTTTCATTTCATGTGTGTTTCTGTTTTGTCTTTTTTCGCTATCTGGGGAGGAGTGTGTATTGGTTTCATTGAATAGATCAAATTTAGATATTTTGGGTTATTGGTGTTGGTTTTCTCTGCCTTTTTTTGTTTCCTTCACTGTTATAGTTATATCTTATTGCTAAAAAACTTAAAATGGAATAAATTCTcaatgtgtgtgtgtgtgtgtgtcgcGAATACCTATGAATCATTGGATGATGTTATCTTGGGATATGGTGAATGGTCCTCACAGAATGTGTGACCACCTTTGTTAGAAATTTGGATTTCAGGATTTGTCTTTATGCAGATGAACAATAAATGTGTCACTTTCATTCTGCTACATGTTTGAAATTGAATAGGTTCTTATGCTGATTTGGTGTATATCCCATGCTCCTTTGTTGTAACATTAAACACATGGGATTTCATGAGAAAATGAAAACTGATTCTggttttcttttgcttgtttataaTGCATTCATTATATTTAACTTTGTTGGAAGGTAGATAGTGTGGGATGTATATGGAAATTGGAAATAACTATGCTCTGAACTTCAATGCTGAAGTACCAGAGGTGACTGTTATAGGAGCCTTTTGTATTTAAGATTATAATCATAAGTAGGATTATTTCTTATGGGACCTTGGTAAATGcttaaatttagaaaaattaaaatcaaatgaaaaacgccaaaagaaagaagaaaatgagaAGATATAACTATGTCTAAGTTTTATCCTTTGACCTTTATTCAATATTCATGTTTGATTTATAAATCTTCTTTAAAGGTTAAACATTTACGGCTATGCGTCTTCATTTTTAATTATgtcactttttattattttagtgaACCGGTATTTTCATTTTTAGATCATCTCTAAGTTAGTGTTTTGcttctgttttaatttttttggcaGTCATATGTTGCTCTCAAGATCCAAAAAAGTGCAGCCCAGTTTGTTCAGGCAGCACTTCATGAGATTGATGTTCTTTCATACATTGCTAAGGGTGACCCTTCAAATTCGAAGTTTGTTGTTCAATTAATTGACCACTTTAAACACACTGGCCCGAATGGGCAGCACCTTTGCATGGTCCTCGAGTTTCTTGGTGATAGCTTGCTACGTCTGATCAAATATAACCGATACAAATGCCTTCCATTGAATAAAGTTAGGGAAATGTGCAAATACATTTTGATTGGTTTGGATTACTTGCACAGAGAACTTGGTCTAATCCACACTGACCTCAAACCTGAAAATATTCTTCTACTTTCAACCATTGATGCTGCCAAAGACCCTTTTAAATCTGGACAATCCCCAattctggagaggcccgagggaGGCATCAACGGTGGAGTCACAAGTCTTATTGAGAAAAGATTGAGAAGGAGAGCTAAGAGGGCTGTTGCTAAGATATCCGAAAAAAGATCCTCAATGGGTGTAGC
The genomic region above belongs to Arachis stenosperma cultivar V10309 chromosome 5, arast.V10309.gnm1.PFL2, whole genome shotgun sequence and contains:
- the LOC130979871 gene encoding uncharacterized protein LOC130979871, whose amino-acid sequence is MSCSSSSGSEEDDEGFDSYRKGGYHAVRIGDQFAGGRYIAQRKLGWGQFSTVWLAYDTTNSSYVALKIQKSAAQFVQAALHEIDVLSYIAKGDPSNSKFVVQLIDHFKHTGPNGQHLCMVLEFLGDSLLRLIKYNRYKCLPLNKVREMCKYILIGLDYLHRELGLIHTDLKPENILLLSTIDAAKDPFKSGQSPILERPEGGINGGVTSLIEKRLRRRAKRAVAKISEKRSSMGVAGEEQKSTRNIDGIDMRCKIVDFGNACWADKQFAEEIQTRQYRAPEVILQSGYSFSVDMWSFACIAFELATGDMLFTPKGGQGFSEDEDHLALMMELLGKMPRKIAISGAQSKEFFDRHGDLKRIRRLKFLALDKLLIDRYKFPETDAREFTEFLTPLLDFAPEKRPTAQQCLQHPWMNRDIFFFLFTLITIDCLAA